In the Arachis hypogaea cultivar Tifrunner chromosome 20, arahy.Tifrunner.gnm2.J5K5, whole genome shotgun sequence genome, GTAAAAGGTTGATTGACTAAACAGTCTTCTGTCCATTCAAACGTCACTTCAATAGTGCAAGGTCCAGATCATATCCCAGTCAAGAAGAAAGAATTAGTTGGACTAAATTATAGCCAAGATACGCATTAATTACGTCGTCTGTGTACTCCACATGATAATTGATCGAACAGACTGttctttaacaaaaaaattacaaaaataaaataaaatacaccaTCAGTACGCATAGCAATTAGCAAGGGGTTAATGAAGGATCGAAACAAACCGGAAATTGCTAGCCACTGTATTGGCGGATTACAACATAGTCTGACCGAAAATGCGCGAACGGAGCATGATCAGCACCTCAATCATTGGGGTTTAGAAGTCCCCAAGAACTTCCGCACCTCATATTCGGCCAGGCATTGCACACACGACACACTGGACAAATCGCTCGCATCATCAATGGTTCCACGGGTACGGCAACTGCCGGAACGGCATGACACAGGCTCTTCTGGGTCCACCGGGGGTATATCCGACCATGGGCCCGCGAACACCTGCATGAGGACCTCTCTGCACCTTTCGACTGCGCCAAACTCACAGACCACGCCAAAAAATTTGAATCCACGGCGGATCTCATCATCGGTCTTGTCACCAAGCAACAGTAATAGCATCGCAGAGATGTAGCAGGCCTCCATATCGCCCAACTCTGCTGCCTCAGTTAGGGTCTGTATACCACTTCTGCGGTGTCCACACCAGAATAAATGAGACATCCCCACGCGGAGCATAGCGGCCGGATTCCGTGCTTTGGC is a window encoding:
- the LOC112785854 gene encoding putative F-box protein At1g67623; the encoded protein is MVGSFQKGKTKLDVSIQHECLPNLLPLEIWLSIATMVASNSIKDLFNMQASCRLFASACNSDTVYKHALVSVLPIACFLDYFGRPAMTFLRRCAKARNPAAMLRVGMSHLFWCGHRRSGIQTLTEAAELGDMEACYISAMLLLLLGDKTDDEIRRGFKFFGVVCEFGAVERCREVLMQVFAGPWSDIPPVDPEEPVSCRSGSCRTRGTIDDASDLSSVSCVQCLAEYEVRKFLGTSKPQ